CCGCAGCGCTATACGCAGGCCGAATGCTGGGAGGCGTTTAAGTTTTCCTCGTTCGCTACCCGGCTCGACCGGCGAGCCTGTGCTCTCATCGAGCAGGTTTTGCTCGGCGATAACGGGATCGCAACCAGGCATCTTGCGCCGGAAAACCTGCGCGAAGTGTTCGAGATCGATGCCGACACCCTGCATCGGCGCTTCCGCGATCACGCTCCCCGGCTGGCGATCGCCGCGGCGCGCCAGGCGCTCGAGAACGCCGGCCGGCGCGCCCCCGAGATCGATGCGGTGATCGCAAGCACCTGTACAGGATACCTGTGTCCGGGCCTGACGAGTTATCTGATAGAGGGACTTGGGTTGCGGCGCAACGCGTTGGCGTTCGATCTCGTCGGTCAGGGATGCGGCGCCGCCTTACCCAATTGGATGATGGCGGAGGCGCTGCTTTCGGCCGGCCGGTGCTGGAATGTGTTGGCCGTCTCGGCCGAAGTGTGCAGTGCGGCGATCTATCTCGACAACGATCCGGGGGTGCTGATCAGCGGTTGCTTGTTCGGCGATGGGGCGGGCGCAGCGGTGCTCTCCGATGCCGCCGCTCCGGGCCGCCGGCGCATCGAATGGAAAACGAGCGCGTCCCTTACCGATCCCGAACGGCGCGACGATCTGCGTTTTGAACAGCGCCAGGGG
This genomic stretch from Pseudomonadota bacterium harbors:
- a CDS encoding stilbene synthase yields the protein MFVTGLGTAVPPQRYTQAECWEAFKFSSFATRLDRRACALIEQVLLGDNGIATRHLAPENLREVFEIDADTLHRRFRDHAPRLAIAAARQALENAGRRAPEIDAVIASTCTGYLCPGLTSYLIEGLGLRRNALAFDLVGQGCGAALPNWMMAEALLSAGRCWNVLAVSAEVCSAAIYLDNDPGVLISGCLFGDGAGAAVLSDAAAPGRRRIEWKTSASLTDPERRDDLRFEQRQGMLRNILTRPVPKLAAAYAEQVLGTVLESSGMNKQNISTWIWHAGGRDVLAALKERLELPEEAILYSREALSEFGNLSSAFVYFVLSAALKHSAPNGWWWMSSFGAGFSCHGALLEVS